The proteins below come from a single Oryzomicrobium terrae genomic window:
- a CDS encoding peroxiredoxin, which produces MSTSVPADFTLPGTGGDFHLAAATQAGQAVVVYFYPKDSTPGCTTEAGQFRDLYADFLAAGAVVVGISRDSLKSHANFKAKLELPFELLSDTDETVCNAFGVIKMKNMYGKQVRGIERSTFVFDRTGKLAQEWRGVKVPGHAQAVLDAVRAL; this is translated from the coding sequence ATGAGCACTAGCGTACCCGCCGACTTCACCCTCCCCGGCACCGGCGGCGACTTTCACCTGGCAGCAGCCACCCAGGCCGGCCAGGCGGTCGTGGTTTATTTCTATCCCAAGGACAGCACCCCGGGCTGCACCACCGAGGCCGGACAGTTCCGCGACCTTTATGCCGATTTCCTCGCCGCGGGGGCCGTCGTCGTCGGCATTTCCCGGGACAGCCTGAAATCCCACGCCAACTTCAAGGCCAAGCTGGAACTGCCCTTCGAACTGCTCTCCGACACCGACGAAACCGTCTGCAATGCCTTCGGCGTGATCAAGATGAAGAACATGTACGGCAAGCAGGTACGCGGCATCGAGCGCAGTACCTTCGTCTTCGACCGCACCGGCAAGCTGGCCCAGGAATGGCGCGGAGTGAAGGTTCCCGGCCATGCCCAGGCCGTGCTGGACGCCGTGCGCGCCCTGTAA